A genome region from Anastrepha ludens isolate Willacy chromosome 3, idAnaLude1.1, whole genome shotgun sequence includes the following:
- the LOC128857487 gene encoding loricrin-like: MKTVFKLVKYYSYGYLATEESKAIRSPTSCFDSLCTSSFHCGSAKALLHWSRQPQQFGYKIKLQILNWHNCNLATVVNADTNLLRDFEMLHQSKRTRCARPRTLTAFIFIVFCCIDASSGYGHYGGGGGYGGGGGGGGGAGASSSASASASSFASAGAGAHGGSWASDNTIGGGGASSGVGSNPFLTGKGAGSPGGLTISINREGSGLIGGLLNGLGKLHGGVIGALGGGGAGAGGGGVGGGGGGAGGGGGAGGGGGGGGAGGGAGAGGGAGAGGGAGAGGGAGAGGFGGFGSGCASGRCGRPNSGGYGSGGGGSGCSGPSCGNGGGAGKPISPPSSIYLPPVQSPGGQSGGCQSGSCGRPGSPGSPGGLGGPGGFGGSGGTGGIGGAGGFGGSGGFGGAGGFGGSGGFGGSVGHGGSGGAPGAPGSPGGSGYPGGPGGGFGGFGGAGGHGFAGGAGSAGGPGSPGGPGGPGAPGSSGGPGGSGGYGGSGGYGGKGGYGGASGIGSGGHGSRFPGGSGSPGSSGGQGFPGGPGGSGGSGGFGGSGGHGSSGGSGGFGGSGGFGGSGGFGGSGGFGGSGGHGGGSPGAPGGPGYPGGPGSPGGSGYPGGSGGPGSPGGPGGLGGPGGSGGFGGSGGHGGSGGFGGSGGGGSSGAEPGTPGGPPSFGWSGELGGPQVPGSGGTGCTSGSCGSSKPYGGSGGNGGIIFGLSGLDSASAHSGASASANAGAGSGSHAFGLPGSGGGGTGGGCGSGSCGGGCASGKCGGGGGGKRGYGSSWSTAGSYASASASAHSSSFAGGY; the protein is encoded by the exons ATGAAAACCGTCTTCAAGCTTGTCAAGTACTACTCTTATGGTTACCTTGCCACTGAGGAATCGAAGGCGATACGATCGCCCACGAGCTG CTTCGATTCACTATGCACATCTTCGTTTCACTGCGGCAGCGCCAAAGCGTTGTTGCACTGGTCTCGCCAGCCACAGCAGTTcggctataaaataaaattgcaaatacTCAACTGGCACAATTGCAACTTAGCCACCGTAGTAAACGCGGATACGAATTTACTTAGAGACTTCGAAATGCTGCATCAATCTAAGCGCACGCGTTGCGCACGGCCGCGGACGTTAACCGCGTTTATTTTTATAGTCTTCTGCTGCATTG ATGCGTCCAGCGGGTATGGCCATTACGGCGGTGGTGGCGGTTATGGCGGCGGCGGAGGTGGTGGCGGTGGTGCAGGCGCAAGTAGTTCCGCCTCCGCAAGTGCAAGCAGTTTTGCCTCAGCTGGTGCTGGTGCTCACGGTGGTAGCTGGGCGAGTGATAACACAATTGGTGGCGGTGGCGCTTCCAGCGGCGTTGGTAGCAATCCATTTTTGACAGGTAAAGGTGCGGGAAGCCCCGGCGGCCTAACAATATCAATTAACAGAGAGGGCAGCGGATTAATAGGTGGTTTGCTCAATGGCTTAGGAAAACTACATGGCGGTGTTATTGGTGCACTTGGCGGTGGAGGTGCAGGTGCTGGTGGCGGTGGAGTTGGTGGAGGTGGAGGCGGCGCTGGTGGAGGTGGCGGTGCTGGtggcggcggtggtggtggtggagcAGGTGGTGGCGCTGGAGCAGGAGGTGGCGCTGGAGCAGGTGGTGGCGCTGGAGCGGGTGGTGGTGCTGGAGCCGGTGGATTTGGTGGTTTCGGTTCAGGCTGTGCTAGCGGTAGATGCGGTAGGCCAAACAGTGGCGGTTATGGCAGTGGCGGTGGCGGCAGTGGCTGTAGTGGCCCATCCTGTGGCAATGGTGGTGGTGCTGGAAAACCCATTTCACCGCCGAGCTCTATTTATCTACCGCCTGTACAATCTCCTGGTGGACAAAGTGGAGGCTGTCAGAGCGGAAGTTGTGGACGACCTGGCTCGCCTGGTAGTCCAGGAGGATTAGGTGGTCCCGGCGGTTTTGGCGGTTCCGGTGGAACTGGAGGTATTGGAGGAGCTGGTGGATTTGGAGGATCTGGTGGATTTGGAGGAGCTGGCGGATTTGGAGGATCTGGTGGTTTTGGAGGATCCGTTGGACACGGAGGCAGTGGTGGAGCACCTGGCGCACCCGGCAGCCCGGGCGGTTCTGGATATCCAGGTGGACCCGGAGGGGGCTTTGGTGGTTTTGGTGGTGCTGGTGGTCATGGTTTTGCTGGTGGCGCTGGTAGTGCTGGCGGGCCTGGTAGTCCTGGCGGGCCTGGTGGTCCTGGTGCACCTGGTAGTTCTGGTGGTCCTGGCGGTTCTGGTGGCTATGGTGGTTCTGGTGGCTATGGTGGTAAAGGTGGTTACGGTGGCGCTAGCGGAATTGGCAGTGGAGGACACGGTTCTCGATTCCCAGGCGGTTCTGGTAGCCCTGGTAGTTCTGGTGGTCAAGGTTTTCCTGGGGGACCTGGTGGTTCAGGTGGTTCCGGCGGCTTTGGAGGCTCTGGAGGACACGGGAGCTCTGGTGGTAGTGGCGGATTCGGTGGTAGCGGTGGATTTGGTGGTAGCGGCGGATTTGGTGGTAGTGGCGGATTTGGTGGCTCAGGTGGACACGGTGGAGGCAGCCCTGGTGCTCCAGGAGGACCCGGATATCCGGGCGGCCCTGGTAGCCCTGGTGGTTCAGGTTATCCTGGTGGCTCAGGAGGTCCAGGTAGCCCTGGTGGACCTGGTGGCTTAGGCGGCCCAGGTGGCTCTGGTGGTTTTGGCGGCTCAGGCGGACATGGTGGTTCAGGTGGTTTTGGTGGTAGCGGCGGTGGTGGCAGTAGTGGTGCTGAACCTGGCACGCCAGGTGGACCGCCGAGTTTTGGCTGGTCAGGTGAATTAGGAGGGCCACAAGTTCCAGGTTCAGGTGGTACTGGTTGTACGAGTGGCAGTTGCGGTAGTTCGAAGCCTTATGGTGGCAGTGGTGGCAATGGCGGTATCATCTTTGGACTCTCTGGCTTAGACTCAGCAAGTGCTCACAGTGGAGCGAGCGCATCAGCGAACGCAGGAGCAGGCAGCGGTAGTCATGCATTTGGACTGCCTGGTTCGGGCGGAGGAGGTACTGGAGGCGGCTGTGGCAGTGGCAGCTGTGGTGGCGGCTGCGCTAGCGGCAAATGTGGTGGGGGTGGCGGCGGCAAAAGGGGCTATGGCAGCTCGTGGAGTACCGCCGGCTCCTATGCCAGCGCCTCAGCCAGCGCACACTCTAGCAGCTTTGCGGGAGGCTATTAA